The Nostoc sp. NIES-3756 DNA window GAGTTAGGCGTAATTGCTACTGTAAACTGAACTTTTCCCGCACCAGCTATTGTGTCATCCAGCGTGAATTTAGCTTGTAATGGATCGCCTGTAAAATTAGTAATGTTGAAGCTCATTGAAGCTGCATTGGCTTGAGAAATTTGCCCAGCCATGACTACAGCTAATGACGACAAACTACAGGTTAAATAACCTATTATTTTCTGTTTATTCACTTGAGCCACTTACTTATTACACTCCTTTTGATTATCAAAAGCCTCAGTTAGACTACGTTTAAGCAGGAAAAATACCTTCAAAATCTAATTTTGAAGCAGTCACAAAATGTATAATTCTCTTTTAAAATTCAACTTTTTTGCGTGAATTATTGATTTAGCACTCTACTAACTCACTAAGCTTGTAACTGCGATTTGTATTTACCAAGGGCTTAAAGGTAGGATGAACTTAATAGCAATTTCTGAGGCTGTTATTTTTTCAGGTATTAGTAAATACAATGTGCCACAATACCTTGTAAAGAGTCTATAGTTTATTTCTATTTTTATCGTAACTTTAATTTTAAGAATAAAAGAACTAAATCTTATGTGTTTATATAAGGTTAAATGTTTCAATGTAATGGCTAGGTTTAAGTATTTTTATGCAAAAATACATTTTTTTTTGAAACTTACTTAAATATTTTTATATGTATTTCCGTAAAACAGAATAAAATACTTATATAGCAATCTTTTATAAAGATTACAGTAAGTTTTATTCAAAAAATAAATATACAACTAATACTATTTCATAGAATAACTGATACAGATACATGCTTAAGGGCGCATAGATGTGCGTCTTTACTACAGATAATTAATGTGTTTCAATATTTTTTGAAATGACGTAAGATACTGATCAGTTATTTCTTTATATTAAAAATATATTAAAAAGATTCTTTGATAGTATTGTAATTAAGCTTATATTCTGCGTACCCAGCCGTTGATTGTAAAACGACTGTCAGCAAAAGATTGAGAAGGACACTTTACAGGTAGAACTTCGTGCATATATCGACTGAGGAAAAACACAATACTGTTATTACGTGGTTCAACAGTTTTGAATGATTCGGCATTTACGTAAAAATTATTTTCGACTTTACTATCGTATATGACTAACTCTCCACCAGAAAATTTCTTAGGTTCCCGATAAAAGTAGTAAACATAGGTAAGTTCCCTTGTAGCGGTTTCTGGGCTGCCATTATCGTTATGAATTTTGTAAAAATTACCATTATTATGTGCTGTAAGCTGGCTTTCAATTTGAGATATATTAAATGATGGTATGTCTAATTTACTGATGATGTCGGGAACTATCTTCTGAATTTTATTAACGATTAGTTCCGCAAATTCAGGGAAAAAGTAAAGAACCATCGAACGACGATAATTATTATCTGTAGAAGTACTAGAAGTACTAGTTGGTGCAAAAGCTGATTTGTTTGCTAGTACATATTTAATTAAACGCTCATGCTCTTCAGCAGATAGAAAATTATCTATTTGAATATAATGGGAATTTAAAACATTAGTAACGACAGGTTCTACATTCTCCACTTGCTGCACCAATATAGGCGGTTCTGTAACTACACCAACAAGTTGATCACTGGAAAAACATAAAGCAGAATGTCCTTCATTTATAGGAATTTGAAATAAATAATAGCTAGCAGATTCTTGTTTAGCTGCACGAGCCACAACTGTAGTTATCAGGCTATTTAGTATGGGTGCGTCTGATTTTAAATAAATAGTATATTGATGTCCTCCAGCTAACAGCAGCTGAACTTTCACATCCTGGGATTGTAAGGGTTGAGAACTTGTTTGTATAGACATTGCTGAAATAGTTTGTAAAAGTGAGTGTAGTGGCTAAAAATAAGCTGAAAGGCAATATTTGACTTAATGTAACGTCAGTTCGGGTTAAGGCTATTTTCTTATTCTTTCCACGAAAGAATAGGTGTTGTAGCCAACGTGAGCATCAGCTTTTCAACTTATCCCGAACTCAGGTTAATGTAATATTATTTACATATTTACTTATTACCCTTTCTAACACGCCCTTCTCAAAGTTGTCATTAAGTAAATTCCACAGCAGCATCATCAACTGACTTATACAAAGATATTTTTTCAGAAAATAAAGAAAAATACCGTAGTCATTGTGGCTACGGTATTAAATAATTTCATGAAACTAAGGGTTTACCGCAAGTCTACAGCATACTCAATCAGTTGACCTAGACGATGGCGTAAGGTTTCTAATCCTAAGCGCTGACTTGCGGAAATAAACACAGCTAGGGGAAATTCTTCTTGGGCTAAGGCTAGTGTTGCACTATCCACTTGATCAATTTTGTTAAATGCAACCAAGGCTGGGCCGGGAGTTACTGGCATTTGTGCTAGTATTTCCCTTACCGCACGAATATGACTTAACCAAGCTGGATGAGATAAATCAACTAAGTGTAATAAAGCATCGGCTTCCGTGACTTCTTCTAAGGTGGCGCGGAAAGCATCCATTAATGATGCAGGTAATTCATGGATAAACCCTACTGTGTCTGTAATCAGAATTTCTTGGGGTTGTCCAGTCTCTGCATGAGGAATGACTAAGCGGCGTGTGGTTGGATCAAGGGTAGCAAATAGCTGGTCGGCTGTATAAACCTCAGCGTTAGTTAACGCATTTAATAAGGTAGATTTGCCAGCGTTAGTATAACCAACCAAGGCCACTGAGGGAACTTCCCGATGTTGTCGCCGTTGTCTCAACCTGGAACGGTGCGCTTGTAATTGGTCAACCTCTTGTTGCAATCGAGAAATCCGCCGTTGAATGGCGCGGCGTTCTGTTTCTAGTTTGGTTTCACCAGGGCCGCGTGTACCAATACCACCCCCTAGTCGGGACATTGCTTGACCTCTACCAGTCAGTCGCGGCAGCATATATTCTAGCTGTGCCAATTCGACTTGTAATTTACCGGCACGAGATTGGGCGCGTTGGGCAAA harbors:
- a CDS encoding 2OG-Fe(II) oxygenase yields the protein MSIQTSSQPLQSQDVKVQLLLAGGHQYTIYLKSDAPILNSLITTVVARAAKQESASYYLFQIPINEGHSALCFSSDQLVGVVTEPPILVQQVENVEPVVTNVLNSHYIQIDNFLSAEEHERLIKYVLANKSAFAPTSTSSTSTDNNYRRSMVLYFFPEFAELIVNKIQKIVPDIISKLDIPSFNISQIESQLTAHNNGNFYKIHNDNGSPETATRELTYVYYFYREPKKFSGGELVIYDSKVENNFYVNAESFKTVEPRNNSIVFFLSRYMHEVLPVKCPSQSFADSRFTINGWVRRI